Proteins encoded within one genomic window of Anopheles gambiae chromosome 3, idAnoGambNW_F1_1, whole genome shotgun sequence:
- the LOC133393721 gene encoding uncharacterized protein LOC133393721 has product MTFLVLDTPCAKIPTSPTDVSSWKMPDVAMADSTFNSPGQIDIVIGGDTFRELHTGRKRSIGRGKPWLVETHFGWVVTGNTHHSSIGPRLCHLSAYDTPLEETMQRFWESETIAEDPVLSVEENTCEKHFAATTVRNSSGRYVVSLPFNSKP; this is encoded by the coding sequence ATGACTTTCTTGGTTCTGGACACGCCATGCGCAAAAATACCTACATCACCAACGGACGTCTCTTCATGGAAAATGCCGGACGTGGCAATGGCGGACAGCACCTTTAACAGTCCGGGGCAAATCGACATCGTCATCGGAGGCGATACGTTCCGGGAGCTCCACACCGGTCGCAAGCGCTCTATCGGTAGAGGCAAACCGTGGCTGGTCGAAACCCATTTTGGTTGGGTTGTCACCGGCAACACTCATCATTCGTCCATCGGTCCGCGGCTGTGCCATCTATCTGCATACGACACTCCACTGGAGGAGACCATGCAGCGGTTCTGGGAGAGTGAAACCATAGCCGAGGATCCTGTGCTATCGGTTGAGGAGAATACTTGCGAGAAGCATTTCGCAGCAACAACTGTTCGCAACTCAAGTGGAAGGTATGTCGTTAGTTTGCCATTTAATTCCAAACCCTAA
- the LOC133393133 gene encoding uncharacterized protein LOC133393133 yields MVRVDVCASIRFNVDNIREVPSVNQNVIWNFESPFGCLQMYMLEDGAADAHVLGGGKVYQPEAVIICQLVDAEASNRWFICLLLSDLGIKVSDDDLHVMFWAAVVLPLQLRIEGLLLVIGAPKVRTLTVLLAVLAKHEQFLAEFDPERDAIEINIRIAKVQKLSVDLEAIQAKLEDAAATEEVISHNAALRDDFGSRLIRLEAHLKAKRVHAPRSASTTPNTNPLADSASQPDLMSSRFANRLGIKSGTVDITLIGAGQSSTPVRKSMRTTVSSRASPYAINVEFLIVEKLIADLPAHDVPTSGWKLPPHIIFADPHFEKSAPIDIILGARHYHSFFVRVVFDGSAKTSTGFSLNEALCVGPVVQDDLLDIILRFRTYKVAVVGDIAKITLLQLANDEGASCPNAAAALKTNFYVDDFIGGADSIGNARQLRIELSQLLAKGGFELRKWTSNQLEVLAGLNADQIGTQSARQFLPHETVKALGVSWEPEHDVLSFESAISSDVSIPTKRSILSNVVRMFDPLGLISPIVIRAKMMMQELWLQKAGWDEYVPDTICKKWKTIQEDWQLISKFKVSRYALLPGARIQLHTFCDASEAAYGACIYARCEGEGGQIRITLLSSKSRVAPLKRVTLPRLELCAAVLGAHLHHRVKKAMGINVAESFFWSDSTITLTWISATPNTWATFVANRVSEVQHYSHPRQWRHVPGASNPADLVSRGMSAADFLKSKLWSFGPDWLSLPASIWPNSNPEPANETNLEIRQLHYTDSQHDAVYRHTYIRTTGKTSKARRGSFTSCSKCFAMNSSYI; encoded by the exons ATGGTTCGAGTCGACGTTTGCGCCTCTATACGTTTTAACGTCGATAATATCCGAGAAGTGCCTTCCGTCAATCAGAACGTGATTTGGAACTTTGAATCACCCTTCGGGTGTCTCCAGATGTACATGCTGGAAGATGGTGCTGCGGATGCTCATGTGCTTGGAGGAGGCAAAGTTTATCAGCCTGAGGCCGTTATCATTTGTCAGCTGGTGGACGCTGAAGCTTCCAATCGTTGGTTTATATGCCTCCTCCTGTCCGACCTGGGCATTAAGGTGTCGGATGACGACCTTCACGTCATGTTTTGGGCAGCGGTCGTACTCCCTCTCCAGCTGCGTATAGAAGGCCTGCTTCTCGTCATCGGTGCTCCCAAGGTGCGCACTTT GACAGTTTTGCTAGCAGTATTGGCTAAGCACGAACAATTTTTGGCAGAATTTGACCCGGAACGGGATGCAATCGAAATCAACATTCGCATTGCAAAGGTCCAGAAGCTTTCCGTTGATTTGGAAGCAATTCAGGCCAAATTGGAAGATGCGGCGGCCACCGAGGAAGTGATAAGTCACAATGCCGCGTTACGAGACGATTTTGGCTCGCGTTTGATACGCCTTGAAGCCCATTTGAAGGCTAAACGGGTGCACGCTCCGCGATCCGCAAGCACAACACCAAACACTAACCCGTTGGCAG ATAGTGCCTCCCAGCCAGATTTGATGAGTAGCCGTTTTGCTAACCGGCTAGGTATCAAATCGGGCACGGTCGATATCACGCTGATTGGTGCTGGTCAATCGTCCACCCCGGTGCGGAAATCGATGCGCACCACGGTATCATCCAGAGCGAGCCCTTATGCGATTAACGTTGAGTTTTTGATAGTCGAGAAGCTTATTGCTGACCTGCCCGCACATGATGTGCCCACCAGCGGCTGGAAATTACCGCCACATATCATATTCGCCGACCCCCATTTCGAGAAGTCGGCACCGATCGACATTATTCTCGGTGCCCGGCACTATCACTCGTTCTTT GTTCGCGTGGTATTTGATGGTTCAGCTAAGACGTCCACCGGCTTTTCGCTAAACGAGGCGTTATGCGTCGGCCCTGTCGTGCAGGACGATCTGCTCGACATAATTTTGCGCTTCCGCACATATAAGGTAGCCGTTGTTGGAGATATTGCGAAAAT AACATTGCTGCAGCTTGCAAACGATGAGGGCGCCTCTTGTCCcaatgctgcagctgctttgAAAACTAACTTCTACGTTGACGATTTCATCGGTGGTGCTGATTCCATCGGAAATGCTCGCCAGTTGCGAATCGAGCTTTCTCAATTGCTCGCCAAAGGCGGCTTCGAGCTGCGAAAGTGGACATCCAATCAGCTCGAGGTGCTCGCCGGTTTAAATGCGGATCAAATCGGCACACAGTCAGCGCGGCAATTCTTACCACACGAGACGGTAAAGGCTCTTGGTGTTTCATGGGAGCCAGAGCATGACGTTTTATCCTTCGAATCCGCAATATCCAGTGATGTGTCCATTCCGACAAAGCGATCCATTCTATCCAACGTAGTTCGCATGTTCGATCCGCTGGGCCTGATCTCCCCGATTGTCATTCGGGCCAAGATGATGATGCAGGAATTATGGTTGCAGAAAGCTGGTTGGGACGAGTATGTTCCAGATACTATCTgtaagaaatggaaaacaatacaaGAGGATTGGCAACTCATCTCTAAATTCAAGGTTAGTCGTTATGCGCTTCTACCTGGTGCGCGTATTCAGCTACATACCTTCTGTGATGCATCGGAGGCAGCATATGGAGCCTGCATTTATGCGCGTTGTGAAGGCGAAGGTGGGCAGATTCGCATAACGTTGCTTTCTTCCAAATCGCGTGTGGCACCGCTCAAGCGCGTCACACTACCCCGCCTTGAACTATGCGCTGCTGTATTAGGAGCACACCTGCATCACCGAGTAAAGAAGGCGATGGGGATCAACGTTGCAGAATCTTTCTTTTGGTCGGATTCCACCATCACCTTAACCTGGATCAGCGCCACACCCAACACATGGGCAACGTTTGTGGCTAACCGGGTATCTGAAGTACAGCATTACTCACACCCGCGGCAGTGGAGACATGTACCCGGCGCGTCTAATCCTGCTGACCTGGTTTCACGAGGCATGTCAGCCGCTGATTTCCTGAAAAGCAAACTGTGGAGCTTCGGTCCGGATTGGCTATCTTTGCCCGCTTCCATCTGGCCCAACTCTAACCCGGAACCAGCCAACGAAACGAATCTAGAGATTCGCCAG CTGCATTACACAGATTCACAGCACGACGCGGTTTACCGGCACACATACATTCGGACAACGGGAAAAACTTCGAAGGCGCGGCGAGGGAGCTTCACGAGCTGTTCGAAATGTTTCGCGATGAACAGCAGCTACATCTAA